In Candidatus Margulisiibacteriota bacterium, a single window of DNA contains:
- the dnaA gene encoding chromosomal replication initiator protein DnaA: MVTQQSVIEIWQVVDCFLQEKLGRVSYSTFQKAVKPISFFNNTLILGVPNNFMKKWVLDKSEYYIKKAVKDYSDMDIILEININDLIRTEIDRDINIADTADELEVQAQPAVSYQIKEKAYVPQTTKNPLNPKYTFDNFVVGQCNRFPHAAAVAVSKAPGKAYNPLFVYGGVGLGKTHLMHAIGNKVLETYPQLNVLYTTAEDFTNDLIHSLQNNKIMNFRERYRSVDVLLIDDIPFIAGKEKTEEEFFHTFNNLHQMNKQIVITSDRLPKDIPSIEDRLRSRFEWGLSADIQSPELETRIAILYKKIEPDIQVVPKDVIYYIASQIPENVRELEGALIKIIAYASLVNQQITINLAKDVIKDIVKDKAKKPISLSKIKKTVSEYYDIDIEYLSAKIRTKEIAHARQVAMFLARDLTNYSLPKIGESFGNRDHTTVMHACDKINNEIKKNHDLKSALNQIKLILVE, encoded by the coding sequence ATGGTCACGCAACAAAGTGTTATAGAAATCTGGCAGGTAGTCGATTGCTTTTTACAAGAAAAATTGGGTAGAGTTTCGTATTCAACTTTTCAAAAAGCGGTTAAGCCTATTTCTTTTTTTAATAATACCTTAATTTTAGGTGTTCCAAACAATTTTATGAAAAAATGGGTATTGGATAAAAGTGAATATTATATAAAAAAAGCAGTTAAAGATTATTCGGATATGGATATTATTCTAGAAATAAACATAAATGACCTTATTCGTACCGAAATAGATCGCGACATTAATATCGCTGATACTGCCGATGAATTGGAAGTTCAGGCCCAACCAGCAGTATCTTATCAAATAAAAGAAAAAGCTTATGTTCCCCAAACAACCAAAAATCCCCTAAATCCAAAGTATACTTTCGATAATTTTGTTGTAGGCCAGTGTAATCGTTTTCCTCATGCTGCTGCTGTTGCTGTTTCCAAGGCTCCCGGCAAAGCCTATAACCCGTTGTTTGTTTATGGTGGAGTCGGGTTAGGAAAAACACATCTTATGCATGCTATTGGTAATAAGGTTTTGGAAACATATCCGCAGCTAAATGTTTTATATACTACCGCGGAAGATTTTACTAACGATCTGATTCATTCCCTGCAAAATAATAAAATAATGAATTTCAGGGAGCGTTATCGAAGTGTAGACGTTCTTTTAATTGATGATATTCCCTTTATCGCAGGCAAAGAAAAAACTGAGGAAGAATTTTTTCATACATTCAATAATCTGCATCAAATGAATAAACAGATAGTAATTACTTCTGATCGTCTTCCTAAAGATATACCATCTATTGAAGATCGTCTGCGTTCCCGTTTTGAATGGGGTTTATCGGCCGATATTCAGTCTCCTGAACTGGAAACCAGAATAGCAATTCTTTATAAAAAAATTGAACCAGACATTCAGGTTGTTCCAAAAGATGTTATTTATTATATCGCCTCTCAGATACCGGAAAACGTAAGAGAGCTGGAGGGAGCGTTAATTAAAATTATTGCTTATGCCTCCCTGGTTAATCAGCAAATAACAATAAATTTAGCCAAGGATGTTATTAAAGATATCGTTAAAGATAAGGCCAAAAAACCCATTTCTTTATCAAAAATTAAAAAAACTGTTTCTGAATATTATGATATTGATATTGAATATTTATCCGCAAAAATTCGTACAAAGGAAATAGCTCACGCTCGTCAAGTTGCCATGTTTCTTGCTAGAGATCTAACTAATTATTCATTGCCGAAAATTGGAGAAAGTTTCGGTAACCGGGACCATACTACTGTCATGCATGCTTGTGATAAAATAAATAATGAAATCAAAAAGAATCATGATTTAAAAAGTGCTTTAAATCAAATTAAGCTTATTTTGGTTGAATAA
- the thiS gene encoding sulfur carrier protein ThiS — translation MKIIINGQEKVLSETCSVQELLLKLKINIDLIVVERNKKILDKIVYDKTYLKNGDKLEIIRFLGGG, via the coding sequence ATGAAAATAATCATTAACGGTCAGGAAAAAGTTTTATCCGAAACATGTTCTGTTCAGGAACTTTTATTAAAACTTAAAATAAATATTGATTTAATTGTTGTTGAAAGAAATAAAAAAATACTTGACAAAATTGTCTACGACAAAACTTATTTAAAAAATGGTGACAAGCTTGAAATTATTCGCTTTCTTGGCGGTGGATAA
- the thiH gene encoding 2-iminoacetate synthase ThiH: MSFHDFLKTNSMLYKESFSIPSALSENQILSMLNKEKPDYNDFLCLLSPAAVPFLSLMAQKARQLTNTWFGKTIQLYVPLYLSNECQNQCLYCGFNKMSDIKRKTLTKQEAIKEYQHLKKMGFDNILLLTGESPNIVDTSYLTEMICLARDFFSSVSLEIYPAGIAAYKKFIQAGATGLTLYQETYHAPTYKKVHLAGRKKNYLYRLNSPDRALTAGFRRMGVGALLGLFDWRYEMAMLGLHTQYLQKKYWRSEIAVSFPRLRYAHGNKKKKNKVTDQDLVQMILAIRLFLPSAGITLSTREPSSLRDHLIKLGVTQMSAASKTNPGGYSGGNSSGEQFSIADHRSLKTIMKMLEFHEIDPALKNWSYDFQGVKNRK; the protein is encoded by the coding sequence ATGAGTTTTCACGATTTCTTGAAAACAAATTCCATGCTTTATAAAGAAAGTTTTTCTATTCCGTCAGCTTTATCAGAAAACCAGATATTAAGTATGTTAAATAAGGAAAAACCTGATTATAATGATTTTTTGTGTCTTCTCTCCCCTGCCGCTGTTCCTTTTTTATCTCTAATGGCTCAAAAAGCCAGGCAGCTCACAAACACATGGTTTGGAAAAACAATTCAGCTTTATGTACCTCTCTATCTGTCTAATGAATGTCAAAACCAATGTCTTTATTGCGGTTTTAATAAAATGTCCGATATCAAGAGAAAAACTCTTACCAAACAAGAAGCAATTAAAGAATATCAGCATTTAAAAAAAATGGGGTTTGACAATATTCTGCTGCTTACCGGCGAATCTCCGAATATTGTTGATACTTCATATTTAACTGAAATGATTTGTCTGGCCAGAGATTTTTTTTCTTCGGTTTCTTTGGAAATTTATCCTGCTGGTATTGCTGCCTATAAAAAGTTTATCCAGGCTGGTGCAACAGGTTTGACCCTTTATCAGGAAACATATCATGCCCCAACATATAAAAAAGTTCACCTGGCCGGACGCAAAAAGAACTATCTGTATCGCCTGAACAGTCCTGACAGGGCTTTGACTGCAGGATTCAGAAGAATGGGAGTTGGTGCTTTGCTTGGTCTTTTTGACTGGAGATACGAAATGGCAATGCTTGGCCTGCATACACAATATTTGCAAAAAAAGTACTGGCGTTCGGAAATAGCTGTTTCCTTTCCCCGGTTACGGTATGCTCACGGTAACAAAAAGAAAAAAAATAAAGTCACAGACCAGGACCTGGTTCAAATGATTCTGGCAATCAGATTATTCCTTCCGTCTGCGGGCATTACTTTATCTACCAGAGAACCGTCTTCACTGCGCGATCACTTAATAAAACTGGGCGTTACTCAGATGAGTGCCGCCTCAAAAACTAATCCCGGTGGTTATTCGGGCGGCAATTCATCCGGAGAACAATTTTCTATCGCTGATCACAGATCTTTAAAAACCATTATGAAAATGCTGGAGTTCCATGAAATTGATCCTGCTTTAAAAAATTGGTCTTATGATTTTCAGGGTGTTAAAAACAGGAAATGA
- a CDS encoding thiazole synthase, with the protein MKKSSLQIADKKFFSRLFVGTGKFSSPEQMVKALKASATEMVTVALRRVDLDNPEDHIMRHLSPKNYLILPNTSGAQNAQEAIRLAMLARAAGVSNWIKLEVTPDPNYLLPDGEETLKAAKKLIKEGFVVLPYIQPDPVLAKKLEDAGAATVMPLAAPIGSNKGLRALDMIKIIIKQSLIPVVVDAGLGKPSDAAAAMELGADAVLINTAIATARNSILMAEAFKNAVIAGREAFEAGIAGELDTSSASSPLSWLSL; encoded by the coding sequence ATGAAAAAGTCTTCCTTACAAATTGCTGATAAAAAATTTTTTTCGAGATTATTTGTCGGAACGGGAAAATTTTCTTCTCCCGAACAAATGGTTAAAGCACTTAAAGCATCTGCAACTGAAATGGTCACTGTTGCATTACGCAGGGTGGATCTGGATAATCCTGAAGACCATATTATGCGTCATTTATCACCGAAAAATTATCTGATACTTCCCAATACTTCTGGCGCTCAAAACGCTCAGGAAGCAATAAGGCTTGCAATGCTGGCCAGGGCAGCCGGAGTATCTAACTGGATTAAGCTCGAGGTTACACCTGATCCGAACTATCTGCTTCCTGACGGAGAAGAAACCCTAAAGGCCGCAAAAAAGCTTATTAAAGAAGGTTTTGTTGTCTTGCCATATATACAACCAGACCCTGTTTTAGCTAAAAAACTGGAAGATGCCGGAGCTGCAACCGTAATGCCTCTGGCAGCACCAATCGGGTCCAATAAGGGATTGCGCGCTCTAGACATGATCAAAATTATTATTAAACAATCTTTGATACCTGTAGTTGTAGATGCAGGACTGGGTAAACCTTCCGATGCCGCAGCTGCAATGGAGCTTGGAGCTGACGCTGTCCTGATAAATACTGCTATTGCTACTGCGCGCAATTCCATACTCATGGCTGAGGCCTTTAAAAATGCGGTTATTGCAGGTCGTGAGGCTTTTGAAGCCGGAATTGCCGGTGAGCTTGATACTTCCTCCGCTTCCAGTCCTTTATCCTGGCTTAGTTTATGA